From a region of the Mercurialis annua linkage group LG1-X, ddMerAnnu1.2, whole genome shotgun sequence genome:
- the LOC126666041 gene encoding BAHD acyltransferase DCR — protein MPTSSTTVISKCTVYPDQESPDVGTLKLSVSDLPMLSCQYIQKGVLLSYPPYPFDELITFLKRSLSTTLSFFPPLAGRLQTDADGHVHILCNSAGVEFLHAEARHISSQRILSPSDDVPDYVKELFTFDYTLSYSGHYKPLMAVQVTELGDGAFIGCTINHAVTDGTSFWHFFNTFAEICKGGADFLKISKSPDFSRDTVFNSPAVLKFPAGGPKATFSGDVQLRERIFHFSREAILKLKSKANGNNLVEILGKQKNDGWKIVANNGDQTNKNNNKTAEISSFQSLCAQLWKSVTRARNLSPLKTTTFRMAVNCRHRLEPRLHPYYFGNAIQSIPTVASIGELLSSDLKWGADLLHKNVVAHDDNTVRKGVADWEREPRLFPLGNFDGASITMGSSPRFPMYDNDFGWGRPLAIRSGRANKFDGKISAFPGRDGNGTVDLEIVLAPETMDELLKDDEFMQYVS, from the coding sequence atgccTACTTCTTCCACTACAGTCATCTCAAAATGCACCGTTTATCCAGACCAAGAATCCCCCGACGTCGGAACCCTAAAACTCTCCGTCTCCGATCTTCCTATGCTCTCTTGTCAGTACATCCAAAAAGGCGTTCTCCTCTCTTATCCACCGTACCCCTTCGATGAACTCATCACATTTCTAAAACGCTCTCTCTCTACTACCCTATCGTTCTTCCCTCCTCTCGCCGGCCGTCTCCAGACGGACGCCGACGGCCATGTTCATATACTCTGCAATTCTGCCGGAGTTGAGTTTCTCCATGCTGAAGCTAGACATATCTCTTCTCAACGCATTCTTTCTCCAAGTGATGACGTGCCTGATTATGTTAAAGAATTGTTTACTTTTGATTATACCCTGAGCTACTCTGGCCATTATAAGCCGTTAATGGCGGTGCAGGTGACGGAGCTAGGTGACGGTGCTTTTATTGGCTGTACTATAAACCATGCAGTTACTGATGGTACGTCGTTTTGgcatttttttaatacttttgcTGAAATTTGTAAAGGCGGCGCCGACTTCTTGAAAATCAGTAAGTCACCAGATTTTAGCCGCGACACCGTTTTTAACTCTCCGGCTGTGCTCAAATTCCCAGCCGGTGGTCCCAAAGCTACGTTCTCCGGCGATGTACAATTGCGTGAAAGGATTTTTCACTTCAGTAGAGAAGCTATTCTTAAACTGAAGTCCAAAGCTAACGGCAATAATTTAGTTGAAATACTTGGGAAACAAAAAAACGACGGTTGGAAAATCGTCGCTAATAATGGTGATCAaaccaataaaaataacaacaaaacGGCAGAAATTTCGTCGTTTCAATCATTATGTGCACAGCTATGGAAGTCAGTTACACGCGCGAGGAATCTCTCTCCACTAAAAACGACGACGTTTCGGATGGCTGTGAATTGCCGTCACAGGCTAGAGCCGCGGCTACATCCTTACTATTTTGGCAACGCAATACAAAGCATCCCGACCGTTGCTTCAATCGGGGAGCTTCTATCAAGTGATCTAAAGTGGGGTGCAGATTTGTTACACAAAAACGTGGTCGCACACGACGATAATACAGTGCGGAAGGGTGTAGCGGACTGGGAAAGGGAGCCAAGGCTATTTCCATTGGGGAACTTTGATGGTGCATCAATCACCATGGGAAGCTCCCCTAGATTCCCAATGTACGATAATGATTTCGGGTGGGGCCGGCCTTTGGCGATAAGAAGTGGTAGGGCCAACAAATTTGATGGGAAGATCTCAGCCTTTCCTGGACGAGATGGAAATGGGACCGTTGATTTGGAAATAGTGTTGGCTCCTGAGACGATGGATGAGCTTCTAAAGGATGATGAATTCATGCAGTATGTAAGTTAA